The genomic stretch AAGGCGGTGATCGCGCCGAGACGTACGGCGTGGGGATGCCTCGCCGTGCCGGCCGCGGTGAAGGCGCACACCCCGGCGCCGAACAGCAGGACGATGCCACAGATCGCGAGGGTGACCGGGAAACCGGACCCGCGCCACTCGGCGAAGGCCCAGACCGCATAGGCCACCAGGCAACCACTGCTCAGCAGCACGACCGCGATCACCAGGTTCTCCAGCCACCGTGCCGCGCCGGCCAGCCAGAGCCACGTACGGACAGAACGCAGCCAGCGACCGTCCCGTTCGTCGCCGGCGAGGTGCTGCCAGCCCGGCAGTGCCTCGTACCGCTTCCAGACCGCGAACTCCGCGGCCAGCGCGACGTCCGGTTCGCGGCGCCGGCGCCGCACAGAGATCCCGGCCACGACGGCGAAACCGACCACGACCGCGAGAACGCCGGTCACGTTGAGCTGCGCCGACGCCGTGTACGACACCGGGTAGCTCAGCTGCCACAGCTGTTCGCCCGAGGTCGGCGCCGCCTCCGGGCTCAACCAGCGGGCGACCCACACCACGATGCCGGACCCGACGGCCAAGGTCATGGCCACGGCCACGACCAGGGCGACGATCGGCGCCGGGAACCAGGCGGGTTTGGCCCAGTTGTTCAGCGCGCGCACCTGGCGGAGACCGGCGACGGCCACGACGCCGTGCAGGAGCCCGGCCAGGTAGATGACCACGAGCACCACGTCGAAGAAGCCGACGATGCCGGGCATGATGCCGGCCTCGGCCGGCGTGCCGGCGGGCTGGACGGAGACGGCGAGCCAGGCTGCCCCCAACGCCAGCCCGGCCGTCGCGTACACCGGCGCCGCGGAACGCTCGGCCACCACCCGGCGCAATCCGTCCCACGCCGCGCAGACCACGGCGACGGCCAGCAAGGCCCCCACCACGAACCAGGCGGCCCGGACCACATCGGAGAACTTTCCGCCCGCCTTCGCCACCGACAGGAGCAGGAACGCGATGACCAGGACAGACGAGGCCAGGTGGATGCGGCGGGCCGGCTCGTCATAGGTGCGGGCGGTCCAGAAATGGGGGCTGCTCATCGTGATCCGGGCCAGATCGGCGGGTGCGACCCGCTCCGTCGCCGGAGTCGAAGTGGCCGGCGCCCCGTGTTCGTCGTACCGCCGTTTGGAGACCGCGGTGAGCCGTGCCATCACCAAGATCTGCGCCACGGGGATCACCGCCGCCACGGCGGCCGCCCCATGCGGATGGCCGTCCAGGTGGAGCCACTTCCACACCCCGTCCGCGCGGCAGGTTGTGCGGGCGCACTGCCAGGCGCCGAGATCCATCGACATCTGGGCGGAGAAGATCAGGTAAAGCCAGGTGACGCCGAGACCGACCACCCGGGTCATGTTCTGCTGGACGACGATCAGCCAGTTCGCCGGCCCTGTCTCCCGCCCGCGCCCGCCGAGGGCCATCCAGCCGGCCAGGTTGACCAGCGCGAACGGCAACAGGATGAGCCACAAGGCACTCGACAGCGCCTTGGACGTGAGCCCGCCCCAGGAGTAGACCTCGCGATGCCACCGGGAGCGGCCCTCGACACGCCAGTCGAGGCCGCGCCAGACGCCGGCCACCCTGTCCCCGGTGATCTGCCGGGCAGTGGGATCATCCAGCATGGCCGTCGGTGAGCCGCCGCCCACGCCGTGGACGCGGATCTCGGTGACGCCACGTTCGTCGACGGTGACCGGCCAGTCGAGGTCGCCCTCGGCCGGTTGTCGCGAAGGTCCGGATGTGCCGGTCATGAGGTGACCTCGATCCTGGAGGTACCCCTTTTCATACTCCCGCGTCACCGACGGCCGGTGGGTAGTGTCCGCATCCGGACGGGACCGTGGCTGTGCGCGCGGCTCCGACGTCACGTCTGGAACGCAGCATCGCCGCATCGGGCGACCGGACGGACACCTGCTGCTTGTGCCCGGCGGAGCGGCACAAGCAGCAGGGTGTCCTCGCCGTCAGCGACCGGCGCCGACCGGCTCGGGCAGGACCGGGGGTTCGTCCGGCACGGTGTCGCGCAGACGTTCACCCTCCACGTCGACGTTGGGAAGCATGCGGTCGAGCCACTTCGGCAACGCC from Paractinoplanes brasiliensis encodes the following:
- a CDS encoding PE-PPE domain-containing protein — encoded protein: MTGTSGPSRQPAEGDLDWPVTVDERGVTEIRVHGVGGGSPTAMLDDPTARQITGDRVAGVWRGLDWRVEGRSRWHREVYSWGGLTSKALSSALWLILLPFALVNLAGWMALGGRGRETGPANWLIVVQQNMTRVVGLGVTWLYLIFSAQMSMDLGAWQCARTTCRADGVWKWLHLDGHPHGAAAVAAVIPVAQILVMARLTAVSKRRYDEHGAPATSTPATERVAPADLARITMSSPHFWTARTYDEPARRIHLASSVLVIAFLLLSVAKAGGKFSDVVRAAWFVVGALLAVAVVCAAWDGLRRVVAERSAAPVYATAGLALGAAWLAVSVQPAGTPAEAGIMPGIVGFFDVVLVVIYLAGLLHGVVAVAGLRQVRALNNWAKPAWFPAPIVALVVAVAMTLAVGSGIVVWVARWLSPEAAPTSGEQLWQLSYPVSYTASAQLNVTGVLAVVVGFAVVAGISVRRRRREPDVALAAEFAVWKRYEALPGWQHLAGDERDGRWLRSVRTWLWLAGAARWLENLVIAVVLLSSGCLVAYAVWAFAEWRGSGFPVTLAICGIVLLFGAGVCAFTAAGTARHPHAVRLGAITAFAAGLALVVRVADRGLPEAGADPPPLDVPWLFGEAIATTVLALIPVAGVLLLRRAIRSDSTRRAVGVAWDITTFWPRGFHPLAPPSYAQRAVPDLVHRTTALLSNGNAVLLCGHSQGAALTAAALAQLTGLEEEHRARLSVVTYGNPLGHLYMRWFPTYVNEAFVDECLAVPAGNSWVNFYRHTDPVGRELFRKASPECRATEPAAGRDCWLPDPPTDLMRPGDGPPRIRQHGNGGYLWQSAAAAHLVHEAHRLESLTRRSSPMTEQVAVPEAGAGEEALIAFALTCPPDADLYAQALSRWEQTGSIEGDLETLRAALAGAQRQHRWTGTSIFGSAPFDRDPFVLALVERIRELSGGTVQRRQEI